Proteins encoded within one genomic window of Brienomyrus brachyistius isolate T26 chromosome 22, BBRACH_0.4, whole genome shotgun sequence:
- the LOC125717619 gene encoding 39S ribosomal protein L12, mitochondrial-like yields the protein MIRSTQCIRAAMWFAAKAPRQDLWVSGFCAARCLRTSPACSSDALATPPLDGAPKQYSPKIQRLVNEIAGLTLLEVSDLNELLKKTLNIQDVGVLPTGAMAGAVAPAAQSVEEEVVPVKEKSLFIVKLTELKAAEKVKLIKEVKNCVQGLNLVQAKKLVESLPQEIRANVSKEEAEKMKAALEAAGGTVVLE from the exons ATGATCCGCAGCACACAGTGCATCCGGGCTGCGATGTGGTTTGCGGCGAAGGCGCCCAG GCAGGACCTCTGGGTATCAGGGTTCTGTGCTGCTCGGTGTCTGAGGACGAGTCCAGCCTGCTCCTCCGATGCCCTCGCCACGCCGCCGCTGGATGGGGCCCCCAAGCAGTACTCCCCGAAAATCCAAAGGCTAGTCAATGAGATCGCTGGTCTCACGTTACTGGAAGTGTCTGACCTAAACGAGCTCCTCAAG AAAACGCTTAATATCCAGGATGTTGGTGTCCTGCCCACAGGGGCAATGGCCGGCGCGGTCGCACCTGCTGCTCAG TCAGTGGAGGAAGAGGTAGTACCAGTGAAGGAGAAGAGCCTTTTCATTGTGAAACTAACAGAGCTGAAGGCCGCCGAAAAGGTCAAGCTCATCAAGGAGGTGAAGAACTGCGTCCAAGGATTGAACCTCGTACAG GCAAAAAAGCTGGTGGAGTCGTTACCGCAGGAGATCAGAGCGAACGTCTCCAAGGAAGAGGCAGAGAAGATGAAAGCAGCTCTGGAAGcagcagggggcactgtggTGTTGGAGTAG